From the genome of Cellvibrio japonicus Ueda107, one region includes:
- a CDS encoding OmpP1/FadL family transporter: protein MNVKQPLIYTLSGSLALILSTNTSATSFQILEQSPAYLGQAFSGTASYVSDASSIFFNPAAIGELEGSHLTVAGNAIFTRAKFNDQNSNTNGAPGKTDETGFVPNLYWTYPVAERLTFGLGVNAPFGLSSKYRDDWAGRYLATYSNLELINVNAVAALDLGDYWALGIGLNYQRLDVTLESRVDSTLGINPQPATDSSARIKGDDDDLVADLSLYFKPSSYTRLGLVWRQGGEFDLSGDAKFSLNALCSPGAGYPTGVPPAPTTGTICAAMLNARAGDAKTSIALPDTLTFSISQALSERWWLHVDVARTEWSSLQSVNIINTGNNLTISELELKYKDTIRYAVGLSYHPGFAWTWRFGVAADEAPQTNPELLNPRIPDQDRIWFSTGFNYELSKNVSIDVGYAYIKVDKSRIENTELQTGHYVEGEFDASVNILGVQGNWRF from the coding sequence ATGAACGTAAAACAACCCCTGATTTATACCTTGTCTGGTTCTTTGGCACTTATCTTATCTACCAATACTAGCGCAACATCGTTTCAGATATTGGAACAGAGTCCTGCATATTTGGGGCAAGCTTTTTCAGGTACAGCCTCTTATGTCTCAGATGCAAGCAGTATATTTTTCAACCCCGCTGCTATAGGAGAGCTGGAAGGAAGTCATTTGACTGTGGCGGGAAATGCAATATTTACTCGCGCCAAATTTAACGACCAAAATTCTAATACCAATGGTGCTCCAGGGAAAACGGATGAAACAGGTTTTGTTCCCAATCTATATTGGACATATCCGGTTGCAGAGCGATTAACGTTTGGCTTGGGCGTTAATGCTCCTTTTGGGTTGTCGAGTAAGTATCGCGATGATTGGGCCGGACGTTATCTTGCCACTTACAGTAATTTGGAGTTGATTAATGTCAATGCAGTGGCTGCCCTTGATCTTGGTGATTATTGGGCCCTTGGCATAGGACTGAATTATCAGCGTCTTGATGTGACATTGGAAAGCCGAGTTGATTCTACCCTGGGAATTAATCCACAACCTGCAACAGATAGTAGTGCACGCATCAAAGGTGATGATGATGACCTTGTTGCTGATCTAAGCTTATATTTTAAACCGTCAAGTTATACCCGTTTGGGATTGGTCTGGCGGCAGGGTGGCGAATTTGATCTGAGTGGCGACGCCAAATTTTCATTAAATGCACTGTGTAGCCCAGGGGCAGGTTATCCAACAGGAGTTCCACCCGCACCAACAACCGGTACTATTTGTGCGGCAATGTTAAATGCCAGGGCTGGTGATGCTAAGACCAGTATCGCATTGCCTGATACATTGACCTTCAGTATTTCTCAAGCTTTGAGTGAGCGGTGGTGGTTACATGTTGATGTTGCTCGCACGGAGTGGAGTAGCTTGCAAAGTGTAAATATTATTAACACTGGCAATAACCTGACTATCAGTGAACTGGAGTTAAAGTATAAAGATACCATACGCTATGCAGTGGGTTTGAGTTATCACCCTGGTTTTGCCTGGACCTGGCGTTTTGGCGTAGCGGCAGATGAGGCGCCGCAAACTAATCCTGAATTATTAAATCCACGGATTCCTGATCAAGACCGGATATGGTTTAGTACAGGATTTAATTATGAACTTTCAAAAAATGTATCTATAGATGTTGGCTACGCCTATATAAAAGTGGATAAGTCCCGTATTGAAAATACTGAACTGCAGACGGGGCATTATGTGGAGGGTGAATTTGATGCATCTGTTAATATTCTGGGGGTTCAGGGGAACTGGCGTTTTTAG
- a CDS encoding MerR family transcriptional regulator: MLEPSHNDELPVIPGKRYFTIGEVSELCAVKPHVLRYWEQEFPQLKPVKRRGNRRYYQRQDVLTIRQIRSLLYDQGFTIGGARLQMANDATQPPQDAQLSRLVDKMLGDLEHLLDLLKSK; encoded by the coding sequence ATGTTGGAACCAAGTCATAACGACGAACTACCGGTTATTCCCGGAAAGCGTTATTTCACGATTGGTGAGGTGAGTGAGCTTTGTGCCGTCAAGCCACACGTACTGCGCTATTGGGAGCAGGAGTTTCCACAGCTGAAGCCAGTCAAGCGTCGTGGTAACCGCCGTTACTACCAACGCCAGGACGTATTAACCATACGCCAGATTCGCAGTTTGCTCTATGATCAAGGATTTACGATTGGCGGTGCCCGTTTGCAAATGGCGAATGATGCAACCCAACCGCCGCAAGATGCGCAATTATCCAGATTAGTAGATAAAATGCTGGGTGATTTGGAGCATTTGCTTGATTTGCTGAAGAGTAAATAA
- the ihfA gene encoding integration host factor subunit alpha: protein MSDGALTKADLAEKLYEDLGLNKREAKELVELFFEEIRQALENNEEVKLSGFGNFELRDKSQRPGRNPKTGEEIPISARRVVTFRPGQKLKARVEAYVGTKS, encoded by the coding sequence ATGTCGGATGGTGCTCTGACCAAAGCAGACTTGGCCGAGAAGCTTTATGAGGATCTTGGCCTTAACAAACGCGAAGCCAAGGAGCTGGTAGAACTCTTCTTCGAGGAGATCCGTCAGGCTTTGGAGAACAATGAAGAAGTAAAGCTCTCGGGGTTTGGTAACTTTGAATTGCGTGACAAAAGCCAGAGACCTGGCCGCAACCCAAAGACCGGGGAAGAGATTCCTATTAGCGCCCGTCGAGTAGTTACCTTCCGTCCAGGACAGAAATTGAAGGCACGAGTAGAAGCTTATGTTGGAACCAAGTCATAA
- the pheT gene encoding phenylalanine--tRNA ligase subunit beta, whose protein sequence is MKISESWLREWVNPSIGTDELVAQLTMAGLEVDAVESVAGDFTGVIVGEIIACEQHPDADKLRVCQVAGLPDGPAQVVCGAANARVGIKIPFATIGAQLPGASQHEEKWQIKKAKLRGVESFGMLCGQTELKAGDDDTGLWELPADAPVGTNLREYLNLDDKLIEVDLTPNRSDCLSLKGLAREVGVLNRAVVSEPTIHPVPAAIADTFPVALHAGSACSRYVGRVIRNIDITRPSPAWLQDKLVRSGLRSIDAVVDVTNYVLIELGQPMHAFDLSKLQGGVQVRLAEQGEPLQLLDDQEIKLNADTLVIADSKGALAIAGIMGGKASAVSAETRDIFLESAFFNPLAIAGRARSYGLHTDSSHRFERGVDYQLQVDAIERATQLLLDIVGGEAGPVVHVANDELPQERQVSLRKVRIVSGLSLDIADSEVVDILTRLGLKLLASSAEGWIFAVPSYRFDIAIEADLLEELARVYGYNRLPTRSLAAPLQIEARPEAKLGLPLLRRQLIARDYQEAITYSFIEPKLSVLFDPQVTPVGLRNPISADMAVMRTSLFPGLVNVLRHNLNRQQTRVRLFESGLRFVPGEQGLQQEPVLAGLIYGSRAPEAWANTAETVDFFDIKGDLEALLAITGDQERFSFKPVKHSALHPGQTAGIYRDGELLGVVGALHPSLQQQLDLPLSVYLFEVHLGGLLKGRIPAFSPLSRFPEVRRDLALLVARDLPADILLEAVKTVAGELLVNLKIFDVYMGKGIDPQRKSIAVGLTFQHPSRTLNEDEINASIDAVVKHLEVTFSATLR, encoded by the coding sequence ATGAAAATCAGTGAATCCTGGTTGCGCGAGTGGGTGAATCCATCCATTGGTACTGATGAATTAGTCGCCCAGCTCACCATGGCTGGCTTGGAAGTTGACGCGGTTGAATCTGTGGCAGGTGATTTTACCGGTGTGATCGTGGGGGAAATTATCGCCTGTGAACAACATCCCGATGCCGACAAGTTACGCGTGTGCCAGGTGGCGGGTTTGCCTGATGGTCCCGCTCAGGTGGTCTGCGGCGCGGCCAACGCCCGTGTGGGTATTAAAATTCCGTTCGCCACTATTGGGGCACAATTGCCCGGTGCCTCTCAACATGAAGAAAAGTGGCAGATCAAAAAAGCCAAGCTGCGCGGGGTTGAATCCTTCGGTATGCTCTGCGGCCAAACCGAGTTGAAGGCTGGCGATGACGATACAGGCTTGTGGGAACTGCCCGCCGATGCGCCTGTCGGTACCAACCTGCGTGAATACCTGAACCTGGACGACAAGCTGATTGAGGTAGACCTGACGCCCAATCGCAGCGATTGCTTGAGTCTGAAAGGCCTGGCGCGCGAGGTGGGTGTGCTCAACCGCGCTGTGGTGAGTGAACCGACCATTCATCCTGTCCCCGCTGCCATTGCTGATACCTTCCCCGTCGCTTTACACGCAGGAAGCGCCTGCAGTCGCTATGTAGGGCGTGTTATCCGCAATATCGACATTACTCGCCCAAGCCCCGCCTGGTTACAGGACAAACTGGTTCGCTCAGGGTTGCGCTCTATCGATGCCGTTGTCGATGTAACCAACTATGTGTTGATCGAATTAGGGCAGCCTATGCACGCATTCGACTTGAGCAAGCTGCAGGGTGGTGTTCAGGTGCGTCTGGCAGAGCAGGGTGAGCCTCTGCAATTATTGGATGACCAGGAGATCAAGCTCAATGCCGACACCCTGGTTATCGCCGATAGCAAGGGGGCTCTGGCCATTGCGGGTATCATGGGTGGCAAGGCCAGTGCAGTCAGCGCTGAAACCCGCGATATCTTCCTCGAAAGTGCGTTCTTCAACCCCCTGGCCATTGCCGGTCGCGCTCGCTCCTATGGTTTGCATACCGACTCCTCACACCGTTTTGAGCGGGGTGTGGATTACCAATTGCAAGTGGATGCCATAGAGCGCGCAACCCAACTGTTGTTGGATATTGTGGGGGGCGAGGCTGGTCCGGTGGTGCATGTGGCCAATGATGAGTTGCCGCAAGAGCGCCAGGTCAGCCTGCGTAAAGTGCGTATTGTCAGTGGTTTGAGCCTGGACATCGCCGATAGTGAAGTGGTGGATATACTCACCCGCCTGGGTCTTAAATTGCTCGCCAGCAGTGCTGAGGGGTGGATCTTTGCGGTGCCCAGCTACCGTTTCGATATTGCCATAGAGGCAGATTTGCTTGAGGAGTTGGCGCGCGTATATGGCTACAACCGTCTACCCACCCGTAGCCTGGCAGCGCCTTTGCAAATTGAAGCGCGCCCCGAGGCCAAGCTGGGGCTGCCGCTGCTGCGTCGCCAATTGATTGCGCGCGATTACCAGGAAGCTATTACCTATAGTTTTATTGAGCCAAAACTCTCGGTGCTGTTTGATCCGCAAGTGACGCCTGTGGGGCTGCGCAATCCTATCAGTGCTGACATGGCCGTGATGCGTACCAGTCTTTTCCCGGGCTTGGTGAATGTGCTGCGCCACAACCTCAACCGCCAGCAAACCCGTGTGCGTCTGTTTGAATCCGGCCTGCGCTTTGTGCCCGGCGAGCAGGGCTTACAGCAAGAACCTGTATTGGCAGGCCTGATTTATGGCAGTCGCGCTCCTGAAGCCTGGGCCAATACAGCCGAGACGGTCGATTTCTTTGATATCAAGGGCGACCTGGAAGCATTGCTGGCTATCACGGGTGACCAGGAGCGTTTCAGCTTCAAGCCAGTCAAGCACAGTGCCCTGCATCCCGGCCAAACAGCTGGTATCTACCGTGATGGTGAATTATTGGGGGTTGTCGGGGCTCTGCACCCCAGTTTGCAGCAGCAACTGGACCTTCCCCTGTCGGTATACCTGTTTGAGGTTCACTTGGGTGGTTTACTGAAAGGTCGAATTCCTGCCTTTTCACCGCTATCGCGTTTCCCCGAAGTACGCCGCGACCTGGCCTTGCTGGTAGCACGTGATTTACCGGCTGATATTCTGCTGGAGGCTGTGAAAACCGTTGCTGGTGAGCTGTTGGTCAACTTAAAGATCTTTGACGTATACATGGGCAAAGGTATTGATCCACAAAGAAAAAGTATTGCTGTGGGGTTGACCTTTCAGCATCCTTCACGCACTCTTAATGAAGATGAGATCAATGCCTCTATTGACGCTGTGGTTAAGCATCTGGAGGTGACATTTTCCGCTACCCTCAGATAG
- the pheS gene encoding phenylalanine--tRNA ligase subunit alpha yields the protein MENLVALTQEALKLVADAGDLNALEAVRVDYLGKKGHITALMKNLGGLSPEERPAAGAEINKAKDAVQEALNTRKQLLEQAAINAKLASEVVDVSLPGRGLHTGGLHPVTRTLQRIEEIFAAVGYSVEEGPEIEDDYHNFEALNIPSHHPARAMHDTFYVDDTHVLRTHTSPVQVRTMENKKPPIRVICPGRVYRCDSDMTHSPMFHQVEGLVVDKNISFADLKGTMDQFLKAFFEADVPVRFRPSYFPFTEPSAEMDIQCTQCRGKGCRVCKSTGWLEVGGCGMVHPEVFNASGVDPETYTGFAFGMGVERLAMLRYGVNDLRLFFENDLRFLKQF from the coding sequence ATGGAAAATCTCGTTGCGCTGACACAAGAAGCGCTAAAACTGGTTGCCGATGCTGGGGATCTGAATGCGCTGGAAGCAGTGCGCGTGGATTACCTCGGTAAAAAAGGCCATATCACAGCATTGATGAAAAACCTCGGCGGTTTGTCGCCCGAAGAGCGCCCGGCGGCCGGTGCTGAAATCAATAAAGCCAAAGATGCCGTACAAGAGGCGCTAAACACACGCAAACAACTGCTGGAGCAGGCGGCCATTAATGCCAAGCTGGCCAGCGAAGTAGTGGATGTGAGCCTACCCGGACGCGGCCTGCACACCGGCGGTTTGCATCCGGTAACGCGCACGCTACAGCGCATTGAAGAGATTTTTGCCGCCGTGGGTTACAGCGTGGAAGAAGGGCCGGAAATCGAAGACGATTATCACAACTTCGAAGCGCTGAATATTCCCTCGCACCACCCGGCACGCGCTATGCACGATACCTTCTACGTAGATGATACCCATGTGCTGCGCACCCACACATCGCCGGTGCAAGTGCGCACCATGGAAAATAAAAAACCACCTATTCGGGTGATTTGCCCTGGTCGTGTCTATCGCTGCGATTCCGATATGACCCACTCACCCATGTTCCACCAGGTGGAAGGCTTGGTGGTGGATAAAAATATCAGCTTTGCCGATTTGAAAGGCACTATGGACCAATTCCTCAAAGCCTTCTTCGAAGCGGATGTCCCTGTGCGTTTTCGCCCATCGTATTTCCCTTTCACCGAGCCATCGGCGGAAATGGACATTCAATGCACCCAGTGCCGTGGCAAAGGCTGTCGTGTGTGTAAAAGTACCGGTTGGTTGGAAGTGGGCGGTTGCGGCATGGTGCATCCCGAGGTGTTCAACGCCAGTGGCGTAGACCCGGAAACCTATACCGGCTTTGCCTTTGGTATGGGTGTGGAGCGCCTGGCCATGTTGCGCTATGGCGTAAATGACCTGCGTTTGTTTTTCGAGAACGACCTGCGTTTCTTAAAGCAGTTTTAA